Within the Treponema sp. J25 genome, the region ACTTTTGATATTCGCCTAAAACGTCCCAACCGGGAGCCCGTATTGGATAATCCCGCCCTTCATACTATTGAGCATCTGGGGGCTACTTTTCTACGAAACCATCCGGTATGGGGGCCCAAAACGGTCTACTTTGGGCCCATGGGATGTCGCACTGGTTTTTATGTGATTTTCGAGGGGGCCCTTACCAGTCGAGAGATTCTGCCGCTGATTCGAAACCTCTTTAACTGGATAGCAGAATTCAATGGCCCCCTTCCTGGAGCCTCCGCGGAAGAGTGTGGTAACTATCTTGATCACAATGTTGGCATGGCTCGATGGGAAGCCCGGCGTTTCCTCGAGGTCCTCAATAATCCTCTCCCCGAAAACCTCGAGTATCCGGCAAGTAATAAATAGATAAGCTC harbors:
- a CDS encoding S-ribosylhomocysteine lyase, with amino-acid sequence MEKIASFTVDHTRLERGIFVSRQDRFGETVLTTFDIRLKRPNREPVLDNPALHTIEHLGATFLRNHPVWGPKTVYFGPMGCRTGFYVIFEGALTSREILPLIRNLFNWIAEFNGPLPGASAEECGNYLDHNVGMARWEARRFLEVLNNPLPENLEYPASNK